Proteins from a single region of Pseudobdellovibrionaceae bacterium:
- the rsmD gene encoding 16S rRNA (guanine(966)-N(2))-methyltransferase RsmD has product MKIIAGRFKGQNLQSFKNKNIRPTMSKVKETVFNKIQFQIDGARVLDLFAGTGSLGLEALSRGAAFVDFVEKHPSSLKILKENIKIVKTEDQVNIFKEDVFSFLDKKHSTYLWDIILIDPPFTQKLANDVMLKIATLPFSKDEAMIIIESTKHEIIKDSYMDWHLKDQKNFGDKKLSFFSKIL; this is encoded by the coding sequence ATGAAAATTATAGCAGGGCGCTTTAAGGGGCAAAACCTACAATCTTTTAAAAACAAAAATATTCGCCCAACTATGTCTAAGGTTAAAGAGACGGTATTTAATAAAATTCAATTTCAAATTGATGGAGCACGGGTTTTAGATTTATTTGCAGGCACAGGGTCGTTAGGTTTAGAGGCGCTATCTCGAGGGGCGGCCTTTGTGGATTTTGTAGAAAAGCACCCCTCCTCTTTAAAAATTTTAAAAGAAAATATTAAAATAGTAAAAACAGAAGATCAGGTAAATATTTTTAAAGAGGATGTATTTTCTTTTTTGGATAAAAAACATTCTACTTATTTGTGGGATATTATTTTAATAGACCCTCCTTTTACACAAAAATTGGCCAATGATGTTATGCTTAAAATTGCCACTTTACCGTTTAGCAAAGACGAGGCAATGATTATAATTGAGTCTACTAAGCATGAAATCATTAAAGATAGCTATATGGATTGGCATTTAAAAGACCAAAAAAACTTTGGAGATAAAAAGTTATCTTTTTTTTCTAAAATATTATAG